A genomic stretch from Streptomyces venezuelae ATCC 10712 includes:
- a CDS encoding DUF4184 family protein, translating to MPFTLSHAAAVLPGLRRDGTARGPLVASGLVAGSFAPDMTYFAATAFPGAMTFGDVTHSPVGIVTVDVLITGSLVALWLVVREPLVALLPARWRGRVYGLVRGRAWRERHPALLAGWFGLSAVLGATTHVVWDSFTHLDRWGTRALPVLGDVVAGFPFYLYVQYGSSALALGLLAWCAARALRSSAPGGELPAGVRVPGRRGRLLAAGLIGGCVLAGVAHRVLRWAAYWGWDRIETPLDVIPTACFGAGAGLAVGLVLYGTGVRLRGAWPAPVPEAPAGPPPPPVPGAGEGTGRPVPSERSRRGSR from the coding sequence TTGCCGTTCACTCTGAGCCATGCCGCCGCCGTGCTCCCCGGGCTGCGCCGTGACGGGACCGCGCGCGGGCCGCTGGTCGCCTCCGGGCTCGTCGCGGGCTCCTTCGCCCCCGACATGACCTATTTCGCCGCGACGGCGTTCCCCGGGGCGATGACGTTCGGGGACGTCACCCACTCCCCCGTCGGGATCGTCACGGTCGACGTCCTGATCACCGGCTCGCTGGTGGCCCTGTGGCTGGTCGTGCGGGAGCCGCTCGTGGCGCTGCTGCCCGCCCGGTGGCGGGGCCGGGTGTACGGGCTCGTCCGGGGCCGGGCCTGGCGCGAGCGCCATCCCGCGCTCCTGGCCGGCTGGTTCGGGCTCTCCGCGGTCCTCGGCGCGACCACCCATGTGGTCTGGGACTCCTTCACCCACCTCGACCGCTGGGGCACCCGGGCGCTGCCGGTCCTCGGTGACGTCGTGGCCGGGTTCCCCTTCTATCTCTACGTGCAGTACGGGAGTTCGGCGCTGGCCCTGGGCCTGCTGGCGTGGTGCGCCGCGCGGGCGCTGCGCTCCTCGGCGCCCGGCGGGGAGCTGCCGGCCGGGGTGCGCGTGCCCGGTCGGCGCGGCCGGCTGCTCGCGGCCGGGCTGATCGGCGGCTGCGTCCTCGCCGGCGTCGCCCACCGGGTGCTGCGCTGGGCGGCGTACTGGGGCTGGGACCGGATCGAGACGCCGCTCGACGTCATTCCGACGGCCTGCTTCGGGGCCGGCGCGGGGCTCGCCGTCGGGCTCGTGCTGTACGGGACGGGGGTACGGCTCCGGGGGGCGTGGCCGGCTCCTGTGCCGGAGGCCCCGGCCGGTCCTCCCCCGCCCCCGGTGCCGGGAGCGGGGGAAGGGACGGGCCGGCCGGTTCCGTCGGAGCGCTCCCGTCGGGGATCTCGCTGA
- the polA gene encoding DNA polymerase I, whose translation MAETASKNPADTRPRLLLMDGHSLAYRAFFALPAENFTTATGQPTNAIYGFASMLANTLRDEAPTHFAVAFDVSRKTWRSEEFPEYKANRSKTPDEFKGQVELIGELLDAMNVPRFAVDGFEADDVIATLTVQAEAEGFDVRIFTGDRDSFQLVSDRTTVIYPTKGVSEVTHYTPEKVQEKYGLTPSQYPDFAALRGDPSDNLPGIPGVGEKTAAKWINQFGSFDELVARAEEVKGKAGQNFRDHLESVKLNRRLTAMVTDVELPKGVADLAREPYDRGAVALVLDTLEIRNPSLRERLLAVDPGAAEDTAPAPQAGVEIDGTVLGAGELAPWLAEHGTEPLGVATVDSWALGTGNVSEVALAAAGGAAAWFEPSALDEADERAWAAWIADPDRPKVLHNAKGAMRVFPEHGWSIAGVTMDTALAAYLVKPGRRSFALDALSVEYLHRELAPAAAADGQLAFGADDTAEAEALMTQARAVLDLGDAFAEKLDEVGARELLHQVELPTSALLARLERHGIAADRDHLEAMEQQFAGAVQQAVKEAHASVGHEFNLGSPKQLQEVFFGELNLPKTKKTKTGYTTDADALAWLAAQTEHELPVIMLRHREQARLRSTVEGLIKTIGADGRIHTTFSQTVAATGRLSSTDPNLQNVPVRTDEGRAIRHGFVVGEGFEALMTADYSQIELRVMAHLSEDAGLIEAFTSGEDLHTTVASQVFGVERSAVDAEMRRKIKAMSYGLAYGLSAFGLSQQLNIDPGEARGLMDTYFERFGGVRDYLRRVVDEARATGYTETMLGRRRYLPDLNSDNRQRREAAERMALNAPIQGTAADIVKVAMLNVDRALTEAGLASRMLLQVHDEIVLELAPGERDRVETLVRAQMSAAADLRAPLDVSVGVGQNWDSAAH comes from the coding sequence CGGAGAACTTCACCACCGCGACCGGACAGCCGACGAACGCGATCTACGGCTTCGCCTCGATGCTGGCGAACACGCTGCGCGACGAGGCGCCCACGCACTTCGCGGTCGCCTTCGACGTGTCCCGCAAGACCTGGCGGTCCGAGGAGTTCCCGGAGTACAAGGCGAACCGCTCGAAGACCCCCGACGAGTTCAAGGGCCAGGTCGAGCTGATCGGCGAGCTCCTGGACGCGATGAACGTGCCGCGCTTCGCCGTCGACGGCTTCGAGGCCGACGACGTCATCGCGACCCTCACCGTCCAGGCCGAGGCCGAGGGCTTCGACGTCCGGATCTTCACCGGCGACCGGGACTCCTTCCAGCTGGTCTCCGACCGCACCACCGTGATCTACCCGACCAAGGGCGTCTCCGAGGTCACCCACTACACCCCGGAGAAGGTCCAGGAGAAGTACGGCCTCACGCCCTCGCAGTACCCCGACTTCGCGGCCCTGCGCGGCGACCCGTCGGACAACCTCCCCGGCATCCCCGGCGTCGGCGAGAAGACCGCCGCCAAGTGGATCAACCAGTTCGGCTCCTTCGACGAGCTCGTCGCGCGCGCCGAGGAGGTCAAGGGCAAGGCCGGCCAGAACTTCCGCGACCACCTGGAGTCGGTCAAGCTCAACCGCCGCCTGACCGCCATGGTCACGGACGTCGAGCTGCCGAAGGGCGTCGCGGACCTCGCCCGCGAGCCGTACGACCGGGGGGCCGTCGCCCTCGTCCTCGACACCCTGGAGATCCGCAACCCCTCGCTGCGCGAGCGGCTCCTCGCCGTCGACCCGGGCGCCGCCGAGGACACCGCCCCCGCCCCGCAGGCCGGCGTCGAGATCGACGGCACCGTCCTCGGCGCCGGCGAGCTCGCCCCCTGGCTCGCCGAGCACGGCACCGAGCCCCTCGGCGTCGCCACCGTCGACAGCTGGGCCCTCGGCACGGGCAACGTGAGCGAGGTCGCCCTCGCCGCCGCCGGAGGCGCCGCCGCCTGGTTCGAACCGAGCGCGCTCGACGAGGCCGACGAGCGGGCCTGGGCCGCGTGGATCGCCGACCCCGACCGGCCGAAGGTCCTGCACAACGCCAAGGGCGCGATGCGGGTCTTCCCCGAGCACGGCTGGAGCATCGCGGGCGTCACCATGGACACCGCCCTCGCCGCCTACCTCGTCAAGCCCGGCCGGCGCTCCTTCGCCCTCGACGCGCTCTCCGTCGAGTACCTCCACCGCGAGCTCGCCCCCGCGGCCGCCGCCGACGGCCAGCTCGCCTTCGGCGCCGACGACACCGCCGAGGCCGAGGCCCTCATGACCCAGGCGAGGGCCGTCCTCGACCTCGGCGACGCCTTCGCGGAGAAGCTGGACGAGGTCGGCGCCCGCGAGCTCCTGCACCAGGTCGAGCTGCCCACCTCCGCCCTCCTCGCCCGCCTGGAGCGGCACGGCATCGCCGCCGACCGCGACCACCTGGAGGCCATGGAGCAGCAGTTCGCCGGGGCCGTCCAGCAGGCCGTGAAGGAGGCGCACGCCTCCGTCGGCCACGAGTTCAACCTCGGCTCGCCCAAGCAGCTCCAGGAGGTCTTCTTCGGCGAGCTGAACCTGCCGAAGACCAAGAAGACCAAGACCGGGTACACGACGGACGCGGACGCGCTCGCCTGGCTGGCCGCCCAGACCGAGCACGAGCTGCCCGTGATCATGCTCCGCCACCGCGAGCAGGCCCGGCTGCGCTCCACCGTCGAGGGCCTGATCAAGACGATCGGCGCCGACGGTCGCATCCACACCACTTTCAGCCAGACCGTCGCCGCCACCGGCCGGCTCTCCTCCACCGACCCCAACCTGCAGAACGTGCCGGTACGGACGGACGAGGGCCGGGCCATCCGGCACGGCTTCGTCGTCGGCGAGGGTTTCGAGGCCCTCATGACCGCCGACTACAGCCAGATCGAGCTGCGCGTCATGGCCCACCTCTCCGAGGACGCCGGCCTCATCGAGGCCTTCACCTCCGGTGAGGACCTCCACACCACCGTCGCCTCCCAGGTCTTCGGCGTCGAGCGGTCCGCCGTCGACGCCGAGATGCGCCGCAAGATCAAGGCCATGTCGTACGGCCTGGCCTACGGCCTCTCGGCCTTCGGGCTCTCCCAGCAGCTGAACATCGACCCGGGCGAGGCCCGCGGCCTGATGGACACCTACTTCGAGCGCTTCGGCGGGGTGCGCGACTACCTGCGCCGGGTCGTCGACGAGGCCCGCGCCACCGGCTACACCGAGACCATGCTCGGCCGCCGCCGCTACCTGCCCGACCTCAACAGCGACAACCGGCAGCGCCGCGAGGCCGCCGAGCGCATGGCGCTCAACGCCCCGATCCAGGGCACGGCCGCCGACATCGTCAAGGTCGCCATGCTGAACGTCGACCGGGCCCTGACGGAAGCGGGCCTCGCCTCCCGGATGCTCCTCCAGGTCCACGACGAAATCGTCCTCGAACTCGCCCCCGGCGAGCGGGACCGGGTCGAGACCTTGGTCCGCGCACAGATGTCGGCGGCAGCCGACCTCCGCGCCCCCCTCGACGTCTCCGTCGGCGTCGGCCAGAACTGGGACTCGGCGGCGCACTGA
- a CDS encoding DUF3068 domain-containing protein: MRRRASLVLLALAVFCVAMAPTLRWYAFPRLAKIPPNQYQETVLEAKPATLLNYSTLKSEKVDKITIIQTLKGNVEESRRIERDAGRDVVVWDALAYITGPDGKMVSKIPERYIFDAHSQDPVHATGESVDGEPVRREGIEFKWPFLTEKRDYQYFDAQTRTSAPIHYRGTRTFRGTEVYYFEQTIPWTKVPMPKTMPVKIPPEVIADSGLTRWYTTKRMFWIEPVTGAPLNGEEIHKEELRNAGKLMGQDTLTVFEGHVKMREDYIRSVGEYVSSNRLTILLLVSYLPWSLTLLSLILLALALWLEARSRRPSSGPATGPLTPPVSAARS, encoded by the coding sequence GTGCGCCGCCGAGCCAGCCTCGTCCTGCTCGCCCTCGCCGTCTTCTGTGTCGCGATGGCCCCGACCCTGCGCTGGTACGCCTTCCCGCGCCTGGCCAAGATCCCGCCGAACCAGTACCAGGAGACCGTCCTGGAGGCGAAGCCCGCGACCCTCCTCAACTACTCCACGCTCAAGTCCGAGAAGGTCGACAAGATCACGATCATCCAGACCCTCAAGGGCAACGTGGAGGAGTCACGGCGCATCGAACGCGACGCCGGACGCGACGTCGTGGTCTGGGACGCCCTCGCCTACATCACCGGCCCCGACGGCAAGATGGTCTCCAAGATCCCCGAGCGCTACATCTTCGACGCCCACAGCCAGGACCCCGTCCACGCCACCGGCGAGTCCGTCGACGGCGAGCCGGTCCGGCGCGAGGGCATCGAGTTCAAGTGGCCGTTCCTCACCGAGAAGCGGGACTACCAGTACTTCGACGCCCAGACCCGCACCTCGGCCCCCATCCACTACAGGGGCACCCGCACCTTCCGGGGCACGGAGGTCTACTACTTCGAGCAGACCATCCCCTGGACCAAGGTCCCCATGCCCAAGACCATGCCGGTCAAGATCCCCCCGGAGGTCATCGCCGACTCCGGCCTCACCCGCTGGTACACCACCAAGCGGATGTTCTGGATCGAGCCGGTCACCGGCGCCCCCCTCAACGGCGAGGAGATCCACAAGGAGGAACTCCGCAACGCCGGGAAGCTGATGGGCCAGGACACCCTCACGGTCTTCGAGGGCCACGTGAAGATGCGCGAGGACTACATCAGGAGCGTCGGGGAGTACGTCTCCTCGAACCGCCTCACGATCCTCCTGCTCGTCTCCTACCTCCCCTGGAGCCTCACCCTCCTCTCCCTGATCCTCCTCGCCCTCGCCCTCTGGCTGGAGGCCCGCTCCCGCCGTCCCTCATCGGGACCCGCCACCGGCCCGCTCACCCCTCCCGTCTCAGCCGCGCGCTCGTGA
- a CDS encoding lytic transglycosylase domain-containing protein, translating into MSAHLGRRLRRGATSGAVVAAAVAALAASQAPETTAPPTDNAGGDRAVGAGDTASPSGEDSATGDSPYYTDLPPLNTPNKPGAPTQLPVITGPAEAGIPASVLAAYKRAEQSIRSTDPGCNLPWQLLAGIGKVESGQARGGAVDANGTTLKPILGPVLDGVGFANISDTDRGAYDGDTTHDRAVGPMQFIPSTWATWGQDANSDGKKDPNNIYDAAQAAGLYLCANDRNLALKADLDRAILSYNRSTEYLNTVTSWFEFYRRGSHQVPDGTGVLPVDRSDGRGQGNRPSSPFPPAPTTPAPKPSGTGQPKPNPSKPGGPSEVTPPPTKPSKPPVTPPTKPPTVPPAARVARLAPVSTGQLTATTGRDFAKSPSVAALDAAGAPVAGVSVRYEITGTTDARFAGGATTATVTSGSAGIAAAPVLRAGEKTGTFTVKATVVGRGLDAAEFTATVTERPADKLARVGGDPLSADTGTTFAQPVQVKATDKGALAPGVRVTAMVVASASDTEASAEGPYFKDASGNALRTLVLTTDENGLISLPALLAGDKAGEYVLRLTAPGGGSAEIKLTVTAPATTTPEPAPSGSGSPEASPSPSA; encoded by the coding sequence ATGTCAGCGCACTTGGGCCGCAGGCTGCGCAGGGGGGCCACCAGCGGTGCGGTGGTGGCGGCGGCGGTCGCCGCGCTCGCCGCCTCGCAGGCGCCGGAGACGACGGCGCCGCCCACGGACAACGCCGGAGGGGACCGCGCCGTCGGCGCCGGAGACACGGCGTCGCCGTCCGGCGAGGACTCCGCCACGGGCGATTCGCCCTACTACACGGACCTCCCGCCGCTGAACACGCCGAACAAGCCCGGGGCGCCCACCCAGCTGCCGGTGATCACCGGACCCGCCGAGGCCGGCATACCCGCGTCGGTGCTCGCCGCCTACAAGCGCGCCGAGCAGTCGATACGCTCGACCGACCCCGGCTGCAACCTTCCCTGGCAGCTGCTCGCCGGCATCGGCAAGGTCGAGTCCGGGCAGGCGCGCGGCGGAGCGGTCGACGCCAACGGCACGACCCTCAAGCCGATCCTCGGCCCGGTCCTCGACGGCGTCGGATTCGCCAACATCTCCGACACCGACCGCGGTGCCTACGACGGCGACACCACGCACGACCGCGCCGTCGGCCCGATGCAGTTCATCCCGTCCACCTGGGCCACCTGGGGCCAGGACGCGAACAGCGACGGGAAGAAGGACCCGAACAACATCTACGACGCCGCGCAGGCAGCCGGTCTCTACCTCTGCGCCAACGACCGCAACCTGGCGCTCAAGGCGGACCTCGACCGGGCGATCCTCAGCTACAACCGCTCGACCGAGTACCTGAACACGGTCACCTCCTGGTTCGAGTTCTACCGGCGCGGCAGCCACCAGGTCCCGGACGGCACCGGTGTCCTCCCCGTCGACCGCAGCGACGGCCGCGGCCAGGGCAACCGCCCCAGCTCGCCGTTCCCGCCCGCTCCGACGACCCCCGCTCCCAAGCCGTCCGGCACGGGCCAGCCCAAGCCGAACCCCTCGAAGCCGGGCGGCCCCTCGGAGGTCACCCCGCCGCCGACGAAGCCGTCCAAGCCCCCGGTCACCCCGCCGACGAAGCCGCCGACGGTCCCGCCCGCCGCCCGGGTCGCGCGGCTCGCCCCCGTCTCCACCGGGCAGCTGACCGCGACGACCGGCCGCGACTTCGCCAAGTCGCCCTCGGTCGCGGCCCTCGACGCCGCGGGCGCGCCGGTCGCCGGCGTCAGCGTCCGCTACGAGATCACCGGCACCACCGACGCCCGCTTCGCCGGCGGCGCGACGACCGCCACCGTGACCTCCGGTTCGGCCGGCATCGCCGCCGCCCCCGTCCTGCGGGCGGGCGAGAAGACCGGGACGTTCACCGTCAAGGCCACCGTCGTGGGCCGCGGCCTGGACGCGGCCGAGTTCACCGCGACCGTCACCGAACGCCCGGCGGACAAGCTGGCCCGGGTCGGCGGTGACCCGCTGTCGGCCGACACCGGCACCACCTTCGCCCAGCCCGTGCAGGTCAAGGCCACCGACAAGGGCGCACTCGCCCCCGGTGTGCGGGTCACCGCCATGGTCGTGGCCTCCGCGTCGGACACCGAGGCGAGCGCCGAAGGCCCGTACTTCAAGGACGCCTCCGGCAACGCCCTGCGCACCCTCGTCCTGACCACCGACGAGAACGGACTGATCTCCCTGCCGGCGCTCCTCGCGGGCGACAAGGCCGGAGAGTACGTCCTGCGGCTGACCGCGCCGGGCGGCGGCAGCGCCGAGATCAAGCTGACGGTCACCGCGCCCGCCACGACGACCCCGGAGCCGGCTCCTTCCGGCAGCGGCTCGCCCGAGGCCTCCCCCTCGCCCTCGGCCTGA
- a CDS encoding SPW_0924 family protein: MRALVAAAIGLAPVLLFILLISVVDLPPDGPTSPKPLLTADPGPKK, from the coding sequence ATGCGCGCCCTCGTCGCCGCCGCCATCGGACTCGCCCCAGTCCTCCTCTTCATCCTCCTGATCTCCGTGGTCGATCTGCCGCCCGACGGGCCCACCTCGCCCAAGCCCCTCCTGACCGCCGATCCCGGCCCCAAGAAGTAA